In Anaerobacillus sp. CMMVII, a single window of DNA contains:
- a CDS encoding SDR family NAD(P)-dependent oxidoreductase, which yields MDLQLKGKVVLVTGGSKGIGKAIAKAFKEEGAIVAIAARSKGDLEKALFDYRLDASYEADLTTNEGREEVFNSVINDFGTIDILVNNVGGSNGSTTMETEMSLFEEAMNLNYFSAVHFSKLAVPVMQDNGEGAIINISSVFGRESGGKPTYNGAKAAMISFTKSLADEVNKDGIRVNGVAPGSILHPTGNWQRRLEENPEKINAFVEQEIPAGRFGTVEEIANVVVFLASEKASWVVGATLNVDGGQSRSNF from the coding sequence AGGTGGATCAAAAGGAATTGGTAAGGCAATTGCCAAGGCTTTTAAAGAAGAGGGAGCCATAGTTGCAATCGCTGCTAGGTCGAAGGGTGACCTAGAAAAGGCTTTGTTTGACTATAGGTTAGATGCGAGCTACGAAGCAGATTTAACAACGAATGAAGGTCGCGAAGAAGTTTTTAATAGTGTTATCAACGATTTTGGTACGATTGATATTTTAGTTAACAATGTCGGTGGAAGTAACGGATCGACGACAATGGAAACGGAAATGTCTCTATTTGAAGAAGCCATGAACTTAAATTATTTCTCTGCTGTTCATTTTAGCAAGTTAGCAGTGCCAGTGATGCAGGATAACGGTGAAGGGGCGATTATCAATATCTCCTCTGTATTTGGAAGAGAATCAGGTGGAAAGCCAACCTACAATGGTGCAAAAGCCGCGATGATTTCTTTTACAAAGTCTTTAGCAGATGAGGTCAACAAAGACGGAATTAGAGTAAATGGAGTAGCCCCTGGTTCAATTCTTCATCCAACAGGCAATTGGCAACGGCGCCTCGAGGAAAATCCAGAAAAAATCAACGCCTTTGTCGAACAAGAAATTCCAGCAGGACGATTTGGAACCGTTGAAGAAATTGCGAATGTTGTGGTATTTTTAGCATCCGAAAAAGCCTCTTGGGTCGTAGGAGCCACCCTAAATGTAGATGGCGGTCAATCAAGGTCGAACTTCTAG
- a CDS encoding gamma-glutamyltransferase family protein, producing the protein MYKQREVVRLIQFDALHNPYPSQRMTTYAQNGMVATSQPLAAQAGLDILKQGGNAIDAAIATAACLTVVEPTSNGIGGDAFALVWTKGKLHGLNSSGPSPQTISIEKVKERGYEEIPKFGWIPVTVPGVPAAWVELSEKFGKLPLAEVLKPAIDYAEKGYPLSPILSYYWNQAYQGYKSNLQGDEFNHWFETFAPNGEAPKAGDIWKSEGHANTLRLIAETKGAAFYQGEIADKIDEFSKKYNGFLTKEDLAAFKPEWVDPINVSYRGYDVWEIPPNGQGLVALLALNIAKEFEFTDRDTATTFHRQIEAMKLAFSDGLKYITEADKMSVATIDLLSDEYAASRRELITDKALMPTAGEPPKGGTVYLATADNEGNMVSFIQSNYMGFGSGLVVPGTGIALQNRGHNFTLDETHDNRLEPGKRTLHTIIPGFLTKGDQPVGPFGVMGGFMQPQGHMQVVMNAIDFKLNPQAALDAPRWQWMKDKTVLLEHTVPNHIAQSLARMGHKIEVAHNSGAFGRGQIIWRDPNTGVLAGGTESRTDGAIAAW; encoded by the coding sequence ATGTACAAACAAAGGGAGGTCGTTAGATTGATACAATTTGATGCTCTACATAATCCATATCCGTCTCAAAGAATGACTACATATGCTCAAAATGGAATGGTGGCTACATCCCAGCCTCTTGCTGCTCAAGCAGGCTTAGATATTTTAAAACAAGGTGGGAATGCCATTGATGCGGCAATTGCCACGGCAGCTTGTTTAACAGTTGTCGAACCAACGTCTAATGGTATTGGCGGTGACGCCTTTGCACTTGTCTGGACAAAGGGAAAATTGCATGGGTTAAATTCAAGTGGTCCATCCCCTCAAACTATTTCAATTGAAAAAGTAAAAGAAAGAGGTTATGAGGAAATCCCTAAATTCGGTTGGATTCCGGTTACAGTCCCTGGTGTACCGGCAGCTTGGGTTGAATTATCGGAAAAGTTTGGTAAACTTCCACTCGCTGAAGTGTTGAAGCCAGCAATTGACTATGCGGAAAAAGGCTATCCATTGTCACCAATCTTAAGCTATTATTGGAACCAAGCCTATCAAGGCTATAAGAGCAATTTACAAGGTGATGAATTTAACCATTGGTTTGAAACGTTTGCTCCAAATGGCGAAGCGCCTAAAGCAGGCGATATTTGGAAGTCAGAAGGCCACGCAAATACTTTGAGATTAATTGCAGAAACAAAAGGTGCAGCTTTTTATCAAGGGGAAATTGCTGATAAAATTGATGAGTTCTCAAAAAAATATAATGGCTTTTTAACAAAAGAGGATTTAGCGGCATTTAAACCAGAGTGGGTAGATCCAATTAACGTCTCTTATCGTGGATATGATGTTTGGGAGATTCCTCCGAATGGTCAAGGTTTAGTTGCGTTGCTTGCACTAAACATCGCTAAAGAATTTGAATTTACTGATCGCGATACGGCAACAACTTTCCACCGTCAAATCGAAGCAATGAAATTAGCTTTCAGCGATGGGTTGAAATATATTACAGAAGCAGACAAGATGAGTGTTGCTACTATTGATTTATTATCAGATGAGTATGCTGCCTCAAGACGCGAACTCATTACGGATAAAGCTTTAATGCCGACTGCTGGCGAACCGCCAAAGGGAGGAACTGTTTACTTAGCAACAGCCGATAATGAAGGCAATATGGTTTCCTTTATCCAAAGTAATTATATGGGCTTTGGCTCTGGACTAGTTGTTCCAGGCACAGGTATTGCTCTACAAAATCGTGGTCATAATTTTACATTAGATGAAACACATGATAACCGTCTTGAACCAGGAAAACGAACGTTGCATACGATTATCCCAGGTTTTTTAACTAAGGGGGATCAACCGGTAGGACCATTTGGTGTGATGGGTGGATTTATGCAGCCACAAGGTCATATGCAAGTTGTGATGAACGCGATTGATTTTAAGCTTAATCCACAAGCTGCTCTTGATGCACCACGCTGGCAATGGATGAAGGATAAAACAGTGTTACTTGAACATACAGTGCCTAATCATATAGCTCAAAGCTTAGCAAGAATGGGCCACAAAATTGAAGTTGCTCATAATTCAGGTGCCTTTGGTCGTGGACAAATTATTTGGCGTGATCCAAACACTGGAGTTCTTGCAGGGGGAACCGAATCAAGAACAGATGGTGCCATTGCTGCTTGGTAA
- a CDS encoding chromate transporter, translating to MKQYQLFMAFFRVGMLGYGGGPASIPLVHKEVVEKYKWIDGDEFGDILAIGNALPGPIATKMAGYIGYRVGGYLGMVNAIVASIVPTIILMIVILTSLSSLREQTWVQGMTKAVVPVVGVMMAVLTWDFFAKSKQGLGWAKSSILLLVSVVIIGFLGLHPAFIIGALLLFALTRPSKKKQEGEQS from the coding sequence ATGAAGCAATATCAGCTTTTTATGGCATTTTTTCGAGTAGGAATGTTGGGTTACGGTGGTGGCCCAGCATCAATTCCTTTAGTTCACAAAGAAGTTGTAGAGAAATATAAGTGGATTGATGGAGATGAATTTGGTGATATTTTAGCGATCGGTAACGCCTTACCTGGACCGATCGCGACAAAAATGGCCGGTTATATCGGCTATCGCGTTGGTGGCTATTTAGGAATGGTAAATGCAATTGTAGCAAGTATCGTTCCAACCATTATTTTAATGATTGTTATTTTAACCTCTCTTTCTTCATTAAGGGAGCAAACATGGGTTCAAGGAATGACAAAAGCGGTAGTCCCAGTTGTAGGTGTAATGATGGCCGTGCTTACGTGGGATTTCTTTGCGAAATCAAAGCAGGGATTAGGTTGGGCTAAAAGTTCTATTTTACTGTTAGTCAGTGTTGTAATCATTGGTTTTTTAGGGTTGCATCCCGCATTTATTATTGGTGCATTGCTGCTGTTTGCATTAACCAGACCATCGAAAAAGAAGCAAGAAGGTGAACAGAGTTGA
- a CDS encoding chromate transporter, translating into MIFWEIFLAFFIPGIIGYGGGPASIPLIEYEVVHRYGWLTVAEFGEVLALGNAMPGPIATKMAGYIGYEQGGILGAVVGVFATVAPSLILMIALLSLLMKFKDSPKVKAMTSLVRPTIAVLLGLMAYRFFDTSYTQLGLLQTGAIVAISYVLLERLKVHPAYVIGGALLYGGIFLG; encoded by the coding sequence ATGATTTTTTGGGAGATTTTCTTGGCGTTCTTTATCCCTGGGATAATTGGGTACGGAGGTGGTCCAGCCTCTATTCCATTAATTGAGTACGAGGTTGTTCACCGTTATGGTTGGCTTACGGTTGCAGAATTTGGCGAGGTTTTAGCTTTAGGTAATGCGATGCCTGGTCCTATTGCAACGAAAATGGCAGGATATATAGGTTATGAACAAGGTGGTATCTTAGGAGCTGTTGTTGGAGTTTTCGCTACGGTTGCCCCTTCTTTAATCTTGATGATTGCGTTATTAAGTTTATTGATGAAATTTAAGGATTCACCAAAAGTTAAGGCAATGACAAGCTTAGTGCGTCCTACAATTGCAGTTTTATTAGGGTTAATGGCGTATCGCTTTTTTGATACCTCATACACGCAATTAGGGCTACTACAAACAGGTGCAATAGTTGCAATTTCCTATGTTCTCTTAGAACGATTAAAGGTTCATCCCGCTTATGTAATCGGTGGAGCGTTGCTCTATGGTGGAATTTTCTTAGGATAA